In Chitinophaga nivalis, a single genomic region encodes these proteins:
- a CDS encoding helix-turn-helix transcriptional regulator — protein MENYPTRTKNAADRFLTLLKTKGPLSAAELASELGITSEGARLQLLKLSEEGLIQSESTTRGVGRPVLIWSLTQLGNARFPDTHTELTLQIIQTIKTVLGQEALDNVIIAREKKQQEKYQQALAGVTGLENRLTSFAAMRTEEGYLAEWRQEGDTFLFIENHCPICCAATQCDNICTSEMNTFISILGETMQVTRMDHIINGARRCVYKIERP, from the coding sequence TTGGAAAATTATCCAACACGAACCAAAAATGCCGCCGACAGGTTTTTGACTTTGCTCAAGACCAAAGGTCCGCTGTCTGCTGCCGAACTGGCCAGTGAGTTGGGTATTACCAGCGAAGGAGCCCGCTTGCAACTGTTAAAGCTTTCTGAAGAAGGACTGATCCAGTCAGAAAGCACTACCAGAGGAGTAGGGCGCCCCGTATTAATATGGAGTCTTACCCAACTGGGCAACGCCCGGTTTCCGGATACACATACCGAACTCACCCTGCAAATCATCCAAACCATTAAAACGGTACTGGGACAGGAAGCCCTGGATAATGTCATCATTGCCCGGGAAAAAAAGCAGCAGGAAAAATACCAGCAGGCACTGGCAGGCGTTACCGGTCTGGAAAACAGACTGACTTCTTTCGCCGCCATGAGAACAGAAGAAGGATACCTGGCCGAATGGAGACAGGAAGGCGATACGTTTTTGTTTATTGAGAACCATTGCCCGATCTGTTGCGCCGCCACCCAATGCGATAATATCTGTACCTCCGAAATGAATACCTTCATCAGTATTCTGGGAGAAACCATGCAGGTGACCCGTATGGATCATATTATTAATGGCGCCCGCCGTTGTGTATACAAAATCGAACGACCTTAA